In Sinorhizobium mexicanum, the DNA window TCAAGTGGCCTCGAAGGCTGACGTAGAGGTTGTCTCTTACCGCGACTTTCTCTGCGACGACACCACATGCAAGACCGAGGTCGACGGCAAGTTCCTTTACCGAGACAGCGGTCATCTTTCCTATGAAGGCTCCGAAATTATCGCTCGAAAGGCGAGACTTGCAGAGAGGCTGATCAAAGCTGCTCGTTAGAGCGTTTTTCCAATGGATCCAGTTCACCTTTCGAAACGCAGCTGATTTCTTGGGTCGGAGTGAACCGCCCGTGAACATACCCAAGGACTGCGGTATCCGGCAAATGCCTCGCCGTTGCCGCACAATGGCTGAAGGCCCTCTTGAGCATGCATGCGGTGGCGCTGTCTTGCGGCGTGATAAAAAGCTCCCTCTGCTTTTTGACCTAAGTCTTCGCCACAGGCACCCAGCGATCGTAAACCGGCATTCCAAGCCGATAGGTAGTCGTGGCAGTGATTGTTGCTCCAGCGAATGCGGTCCGAAGCACCGGATGCAGCCGATCGAGCCTTCTGGCGAACGCGTTACGAGGACGAACGCTCCGATCGCAACTGGCCGGGTTGCTGCGGCTTGCGCCGCGGCAAGTATTTGCCCCTGTCCGGAGCGTCTCGCGCGACAGGCTCATGACATCAAGGCGTATTCAAGGAACTCGATCGCCTTGTGATTCCGAGAAACTCGAATCCGAGAAATCCAGCACGTATCCGCCCCTCGAGCGAAGTCGACGAAGTCAGTCAAACAGGCGCAGGTCAATGGATCGTGACGAGCTAGTCTAATGGACTTTTCTCCCCACAGGGTCGCCTTGTGCTATTTGTTTATTGTTTCTTGGAGAGCCGCGAGTTTCTCAAGTATTTCGACGAGGGGTGGCGGGCTCTCATCGAACATCATGAGGGCCATTGCCCTGTAGTCGGCGCGGAGATCCTTGATCCGCCTTTCGTCCGGCAAGAGCCGTAGCGCGCCTGGACGGGCGGTGTCGTAACTGGCCCAGCCGGAACGAAAGAAGGTTGCCTTGTGCTTGGCGACCTGAGCGAGAAGCTCGAAATCGGTGGCGGCGGCTTTGCCCTCGTCCGTGCCGAGGAGCATCGCGAGATCGTAGTAGTGTCGCGAAAAATATTGCGGCGTCGGAGACTCGGCGGGGCGATGTGCCTCCGCATGCAATGCGGTCGCCTTCTCCCAGAAGGTGCGGCGGGCGGAGAGGACGGTGACGGTGCTCTCAGGCTCCTCAAAGAAGTGGGGATAGTCCTCCGCCGCATATGGGCGAATGATCCTCTGTTCAGTGGGCCATGGATCGCCGCGCGCGCCGAGTTCGAGCTTCACCCGTGGGGTGATGTAGGCCATGCCTTCATATTCGGAGGTAGGTAGCACGGTCGGATAGAGGAAGTTCACCGTCTGCGCGTCGCTGGCGTCGATTTCCAACGACCATTCGCCTTTGGTCGGCTCGCCGAGTTGCTCGACGATGGCGAATCGAAGAGCCGGAAGCAGCTTCTCCGCAATATGCTTCTCGACATCGCTCACCAGGGCTTCAATAAGTTTGTTCGCCTGCTTCTTGCTGATGCCTTCCTTCTCGGGATCGCGGTCGCCCGTGTAGCCGAGATCCGCTCGATCGAAAGACAGGTCGATATCTTCGGAAAAGCGACGGATTGCGCCGAACGCCTTGGAAAGGGACGTGCCACCTTTGAAGACAAGGGTGG includes these proteins:
- a CDS encoding nucleotidyl transferase AbiEii/AbiGii toxin family protein; the protein is MDKVALLPAGDRAALFGETGAGRGVANTIIEKDFWVCWTLKRLFGLPEKDTATLVFKGGTSLSKAFGAIRRFSEDIDLSFDRADLGYTGDRDPEKEGISKKQANKLIEALVSDVEKHIAEKLLPALRFAIVEQLGEPTKGEWSLEIDASDAQTVNFLYPTVLPTSEYEGMAYITPRVKLELGARGDPWPTEQRIIRPYAAEDYPHFFEEPESTVTVLSARRTFWEKATALHAEAHRPAESPTPQYFSRHYYDLAMLLGTDEGKAAATDFELLAQVAKHKATFFRSGWASYDTARPGALRLLPDERRIKDLRADYRAMALMMFDESPPPLVEILEKLAALQETINK